A single window of Chryseobacterium shigense DNA harbors:
- a CDS encoding AMP-binding protein: MPLSYVYGTSNIPLLGQTIGGNLKKTVEKYPNQEALVCVHQDYRATYQEFYNQTTAVAKALIFLGAKSGDRIGIWSSNRYEWVLLQYATARIGTILVNINPAYRTHELTYVINQSGIRLMFSSLSFKTSNYKEMVEYAKEVCPSLEHEIFFDDNWEDFLNNGQDISDDTLHSFEEHVQFDDPVNIQYTSGTTGFPKGVTLSHHNILNNGYFIGIRLKYSEKDRVCIPVPFYHCFGMVIGNICCTAHGACIVVPNDSFDPDITLKTVSTEKCTSLYGVPTMFIAELAVKDFDTYDFSNLRTGVMAGSVCPPEIIKKVESLMNIKEMSICYGMTETSPVSTQTLIGTPLEKQVSTVGTVQDHLEIKIIDENGKILERGEHGELCTRGYSVMLKYWNDPENTKKVLDDARWMHTGDMAVMDDDGYITISGRIKDLIIRGGENISPKEVEDFLYTYPNILDVQIIGVPSEKFGEEVMAWVKVRKGFDVTETELLEYCKGKIAHYKVPKYWKFVDEFPMTISGKIRKVEMREVSIKELQLDALKQRS, from the coding sequence ACGTCTATGGAACTTCCAATATTCCATTATTGGGACAAACCATCGGTGGAAATCTTAAAAAGACCGTTGAAAAATATCCAAACCAGGAAGCTTTAGTATGTGTTCACCAGGATTACAGGGCTACCTATCAGGAATTTTATAATCAGACCACAGCGGTTGCAAAAGCTTTAATTTTTTTGGGTGCAAAATCAGGAGACAGAATCGGAATCTGGTCTTCAAACCGTTATGAATGGGTACTGCTTCAATATGCTACAGCGAGGATAGGTACTATATTGGTCAATATCAATCCAGCCTACAGAACTCATGAGCTTACTTATGTAATCAACCAGTCAGGAATCCGGTTGATGTTTTCTTCCTTAAGCTTTAAAACGAGTAATTATAAAGAAATGGTGGAATACGCCAAAGAAGTTTGCCCCAGCCTGGAACACGAAATCTTCTTTGACGATAATTGGGAAGATTTTTTAAATAACGGACAGGATATTTCAGACGATACGCTCCACAGCTTTGAGGAACATGTGCAGTTTGATGATCCCGTAAATATCCAGTATACTTCCGGAACAACAGGTTTTCCAAAAGGGGTTACCCTTTCCCATCACAATATTTTAAATAACGGATACTTTATCGGAATACGCTTAAAATATTCTGAAAAGGACCGTGTCTGTATTCCTGTTCCGTTCTATCATTGCTTCGGAATGGTGATCGGAAATATATGCTGTACCGCTCATGGGGCGTGTATTGTGGTTCCTAATGACAGTTTTGATCCTGATATTACGTTAAAAACAGTTTCTACAGAAAAATGTACTTCTTTATACGGAGTTCCAACGATGTTTATCGCTGAACTGGCTGTGAAAGATTTTGATACTTATGATTTTTCAAACTTAAGGACCGGTGTCATGGCCGGGTCTGTTTGTCCGCCTGAAATCATAAAAAAAGTGGAAAGCCTTATGAATATTAAAGAAATGAGCATTTGCTATGGAATGACGGAAACTTCGCCTGTTTCTACCCAAACCCTGATAGGAACACCTTTGGAAAAACAGGTCAGTACCGTGGGAACCGTTCAGGATCATCTTGAAATCAAAATCATTGATGAAAACGGAAAAATACTGGAACGCGGTGAACATGGCGAGCTCTGTACAAGAGGCTATTCAGTAATGCTGAAATACTGGAATGATCCGGAAAATACCAAAAAGGTTCTGGATGATGCCCGGTGGATGCACACCGGCGATATGGCTGTCATGGATGATGATGGCTACATTACTATATCAGGAAGAATAAAAGATCTCATCATTCGCGGCGGTGAAAATATTTCCCCAAAAGAAGTTGAAGATTTCCTATACACCTATCCGAATATCCTGGATGTGCAGATTATTGGAGTTCCCAGTGAAAAATTCGGGGAGGAAGTGATGGCCTGGGTAAAAGTGAGAAAAGGGTTTGATGTAACGGAAACTGAACTTTTAGAATATTGCAAGGGGAAAATTGCCCATTATAAGGTTCCGAAATACTGGAAATTTGTAGATGAGTTTCCTATGACTATTTCAGGGAAAATAAGAAAGGTGGAAATGCGGGAGGTTTCTATCAAAGAGTTACAGCTGGATGCTTTGAAGCAACGTTCCTAG